From Mya arenaria isolate MELC-2E11 chromosome 12, ASM2691426v1, the proteins below share one genomic window:
- the LOC128211888 gene encoding uncharacterized protein LOC128211888, with protein MAKPYVPFDFHAVKPKHGQTFYEALFEQFVKQWYVMKKNAGAALYEKIGKEVDLLTGKKKKEKAEGSRKPSNTYSTEAEEVRRLASEQTHARRQNTLKQDESLATKISLLESENAKLRNKTIKKREEIASLDYDWRDALDHIEQLKKQVANLRDQNNDLSTRLSKLAGDKLRDGNPDIADLSDPNRPTQLGKEFSELYDNEWSDAFEELTRKDEEKINALHVIMKDSFKTACDELSEQDLTIKSILLNDRETTETIPSSKCRQNVHNVLKDTRKSMSTLSGENFAKKYVAKRFRDLCKVSFGLSDPGPNLMQFSAKCAKLGWLMNVCDPPMAVCDGKAGDEFKPDLYKAYTKSEKGMKKPVVEFIVWPALHLHEGGPLVSKGISQPIEKHK; from the exons atggCCAAACCTTATGTGCCATTTGATTTCCATGCGGTAAAACCGAAACATGGACAGACATTTTATGAAGCATTGTTCGAACAATTTGTTAAACAGTGGTATGTAATGAAGAAAAATGCAGGAGCAGCCCTTTATGAAAAAATAGGCAAGGAGGTTGATCTTTTGACTggcaaaaagaaaaaagaaaaggcTGAAGGGAGTAGGAAG CCATCAAATACATATTCCACTGAGGCTGAAGAGGTACGGCGTCTTGCTTCAGAACAAACTCATGCGAGAAGgcaaaatacattgaaacaagACGAATCTTTGGCAACGAAAATTAGCCTTTTAGAAAGCGAAAACGCCAAGTTAAGAAACAAGACTATAAAGAAACGGGAAGAAATTGCATCGTTGGATTATGACTGGAGAGATGCCTTAGACCACATTGAACAGTTGAAGAAGCAAGTTGCCAATCTGCGAGATCAGAACAATGACTTATCTACAAG GCTGAGCAAATTAGCAGGAGATAAATTAAGGGATGGGAATCCAGATATCGCTGATCTAAGCGACCCAAATAGACCAACACAACTTGGAAAGGAATTCTCTGAACTGTACGATAATGAGTGGTCCGACGCGTTTGAGGAACTGACAAGGAAAGACGAAGAGAAAATAAACGCATTGCATGTGATTATGAAG GATTCCTTCAAGACGGCTTGCGACGAATTGAGTGAACAGGATTTGACTATAAAATCTATTCTCCTAAACGAT AGAGAAACGACAGAAACCATCCCTTCTTCAAAGTGCAGACAAAACGTCCATAATGTGCTTAAAGATACTAGAAAGTCGATGTCAACTTTGTCTGGTGAAAACTTTGCAAAG AAATACGTAGCAAAAAGATTTCGGGATCTATGCAAGGTATCTTTTGGTCTATCGGATCCTGGTCCTAATTTGATGCAATTTTCCGCCAAATGCGCAAAACTTGGATGGCTCATGAATGTTTGCGATCCACCGATGGCTGTTTGCGACGGAAAAGCGGGCGATGAGTTTAAACCCGACTTGTACAAGGCATACACAAAGTCGGAGAAGGGAATGAAGAAACCAGTTGTAGAATTCATTGTGTGGCCAGCTTTACATCTGCATGAGGGTGGTCCACTGGTGTCTAAAGGAATATCCCAGCCAATTGAAAagcataaataa